A window of Choloepus didactylus isolate mChoDid1 chromosome 21, mChoDid1.pri, whole genome shotgun sequence contains these coding sequences:
- the SMIM22 gene encoding small integral membrane protein 22, producing the protein MAVPAEDLRQELEATAQEVLGRLRSHQLFQSGWDTAAFVVFLTFVGTVLFLLLLVVVHCCCCCCCDRPAPQKHRAKGVDNLALEP; encoded by the exons ATGGCTGTGCCGGCTGAGGACCTGCGGCAGGAGCTGGAGGCCACGGCCCAGGAGGTGCTGGGGCGTCTGCGGAGCCACCAGCTGTTCCAGTCCGGGTGGGACACGGCCGCCTTCGTTGTCTTCCTCACCTTCGTGG GCACCGTGCTCTTCCTGCTGCTCCTGGTGGTCGtgcactgctgctgctgctgctgctgcgacCGCCCTGCCCCCCAGAAG CACCGCGCCAAGGGAGTGGACAACCTGGCCCTGGAGCCTTAA
- the ROGDI gene encoding protein rogdi homolog isoform X2, translating into MAMATALAATAAERAVLEEEFRWLLQDEVHAVLRQLQDILKEASLRFTLPGMGTEGPAKQENFILSSCGTDQVKGVLTLQGDALSQADVNLKMPRNNQLLHFAFREDKQWKLQQIQDARNHVSHAIHLLANRDESYQFKTGAEVLKLMDAVMLQLTRARNRLTTPATLTLPEIAASGLTRMFAPALPADLLVNVYINLNKLCLTVYQLHVLQPNSTKNFRPAGGSVLHSPGAMFEWGSQRLEVSQVHKVECVIPWLNDALVFFTVSLQLCQQLKDKISVFSSYWSYRPF; encoded by the exons ATGGCGATGGCGACGGCGTTGGCAGCGACGGCAGCGGAGCGCGCGGTGCTG GAGGAGGAGTTCCGCTGGCTGCTGCAGGACGAGGTGCACGCCGTGCTCCGGCAGCTGCAGGACATCCTCAAG GAGGCCTCTCTCCGCTTCACTCTGCCTGGCATGGGTACAGAGGGGCCAGCCAAGCAGGAGAACTTCATCCTGAGCAGCTGTGG CACAGACCAGGTGAAGGGCGTGCTGACTCTCCAGGGGGACGCACTGAGCCAGGCG GACGTGAACCTGAAGATGCCCCGGAACAACCAGCTGCTGCACTTCGCCTTCCGGGAGGACAAGCAGTGGAAGCTGCAGCAG ATCCAGGACGCCCGGAACCACGTGAGCCACGCCATCCACCTCCTCGCCAACCGGGACGAGAGCTACCAGTTCAAGACGGGAGCTGAAGTCCTCAAG ctgaTGGACGCCGTGATGCTGCAGCTGACCCGAGCCCGCAACCGACTCACCACCCCGGCCACCCTCACCCTGCCCGAGATCGCTGCCAGCGGCCTCACG CGCATGTTCGCCCCCGCCCTGCCGGCCGACCTGCTGGTGAACGTCTACATCAACCTCAACAAGCTCTGCCTGACCGTGTACCAGCTGCACGTCCTGCAGCCCAACTCCACCAAG aacttccGCCCAGCGGGGGGCTCGGTGCTGCACAGCCCGGGGGCCATGTT CGAGTGGGGCTCGCAGCGCCTGGAGGTGAGCCAGGTGCACAAGGTGGAGTGTGTCATCCCCTGGCTCAACGACGCCCTCGTCTTCTTCACCGTCTCCCTGCAGCTCTGCCAGCAGCTCAAGGAcaag ATCTCCGTGTTCTCCAGCTACTGGAGCTACAGACCCTTCTGA
- the ROGDI gene encoding protein rogdi homolog isoform X3 gives MAMATALAATAAERAVLEEEFRWLLQDEVHAVLRQLQDILKDVNLKMPRNNQLLHFAFREDKQWKLQQIQDARNHVSHAIHLLANRDESYQFKTGAEVLKLMDAVMLQLTRARNRLTTPATLTLPEIAASGLTRMFAPALPADLLVNVYINLNKLCLTVYQLHVLQPNSTKNFRPAGGSVLHSPGAMFEWGSQRLEVSQVHKVECVIPWLNDALVFFTVSLQLCQQLKDKVGLGGLLGGSKDPCHTAKVPPDL, from the exons ATGGCGATGGCGACGGCGTTGGCAGCGACGGCAGCGGAGCGCGCGGTGCTG GAGGAGGAGTTCCGCTGGCTGCTGCAGGACGAGGTGCACGCCGTGCTCCGGCAGCTGCAGGACATCCTCAAG GACGTGAACCTGAAGATGCCCCGGAACAACCAGCTGCTGCACTTCGCCTTCCGGGAGGACAAGCAGTGGAAGCTGCAGCAG ATCCAGGACGCCCGGAACCACGTGAGCCACGCCATCCACCTCCTCGCCAACCGGGACGAGAGCTACCAGTTCAAGACGGGAGCTGAAGTCCTCAAG ctgaTGGACGCCGTGATGCTGCAGCTGACCCGAGCCCGCAACCGACTCACCACCCCGGCCACCCTCACCCTGCCCGAGATCGCTGCCAGCGGCCTCACG CGCATGTTCGCCCCCGCCCTGCCGGCCGACCTGCTGGTGAACGTCTACATCAACCTCAACAAGCTCTGCCTGACCGTGTACCAGCTGCACGTCCTGCAGCCCAACTCCACCAAG aacttccGCCCAGCGGGGGGCTCGGTGCTGCACAGCCCGGGGGCCATGTT CGAGTGGGGCTCGCAGCGCCTGGAGGTGAGCCAGGTGCACAAGGTGGAGTGTGTCATCCCCTGGCTCAACGACGCCCTCGTCTTCTTCACCGTCTCCCTGCAGCTCTGCCAGCAGCTCAAGGAcaaggtggggctggggggccTTTTGGGGGGTTCCAAGGACCCCTGTCACACCGCCAAAGTGCCCCCAGACCTCTAG
- the ROGDI gene encoding protein rogdi homolog isoform X1, which yields MAMATALAATAAERAVLEEEFRWLLQDEVHAVLRQLQDILKEASLRFTLPGMGTEGPAKQENFILSSCGTDQVKGVLTLQGDALSQADVNLKMPRNNQLLHFAFREDKQWKLQQIQDARNHVSHAIHLLANRDESYQFKTGAEVLKLMDAVMLQLTRARNRLTTPATLTLPEIAASGLTRMFAPALPADLLVNVYINLNKLCLTVYQLHVLQPNSTKNFRPAGGSVLHSPGAMFEWGSQRLEVSQVHKVECVIPWLNDALVFFTVSLQLCQQLKDKVGLGGLLGGSKDPCHTAKVPPDL from the exons ATGGCGATGGCGACGGCGTTGGCAGCGACGGCAGCGGAGCGCGCGGTGCTG GAGGAGGAGTTCCGCTGGCTGCTGCAGGACGAGGTGCACGCCGTGCTCCGGCAGCTGCAGGACATCCTCAAG GAGGCCTCTCTCCGCTTCACTCTGCCTGGCATGGGTACAGAGGGGCCAGCCAAGCAGGAGAACTTCATCCTGAGCAGCTGTGG CACAGACCAGGTGAAGGGCGTGCTGACTCTCCAGGGGGACGCACTGAGCCAGGCG GACGTGAACCTGAAGATGCCCCGGAACAACCAGCTGCTGCACTTCGCCTTCCGGGAGGACAAGCAGTGGAAGCTGCAGCAG ATCCAGGACGCCCGGAACCACGTGAGCCACGCCATCCACCTCCTCGCCAACCGGGACGAGAGCTACCAGTTCAAGACGGGAGCTGAAGTCCTCAAG ctgaTGGACGCCGTGATGCTGCAGCTGACCCGAGCCCGCAACCGACTCACCACCCCGGCCACCCTCACCCTGCCCGAGATCGCTGCCAGCGGCCTCACG CGCATGTTCGCCCCCGCCCTGCCGGCCGACCTGCTGGTGAACGTCTACATCAACCTCAACAAGCTCTGCCTGACCGTGTACCAGCTGCACGTCCTGCAGCCCAACTCCACCAAG aacttccGCCCAGCGGGGGGCTCGGTGCTGCACAGCCCGGGGGCCATGTT CGAGTGGGGCTCGCAGCGCCTGGAGGTGAGCCAGGTGCACAAGGTGGAGTGTGTCATCCCCTGGCTCAACGACGCCCTCGTCTTCTTCACCGTCTCCCTGCAGCTCTGCCAGCAGCTCAAGGAcaaggtggggctggggggccTTTTGGGGGGTTCCAAGGACCCCTGTCACACCGCCAAAGTGCCCCCAGACCTCTAG
- the GLYR1 gene encoding putative oxidoreductase GLYR1 isoform X2 produces MAAVSLRLGDLVWGKLGRYPPWPGKIVNPPKDLKKPRGKKCFFVKFFGTEDHAWIKVEQLKPYHAHKEEMIKINKGKRFQQAVDAVEEFLRRAKGKDQTSSHNSADDKSRRNSSEERSRPNSGDEKRRLGLSEGKVKKNMGEGKKRVSSGSSERGSKSPLKRAQEQSPRKRGRPPKDEKDLTIPESSTTKGVMAGPMAAFKWQPTASEPVKDADPHFHHFLLSQTEKPAVCYQAITKKLKICEEETGSTSIQAADSTAVNGNITPTDKKIGFLGLGLMGSGIVSNLLKMGHTVTVWNRTAEKCDLFIQEGARLGRTPAEVVSTCDITFACVSDPKAAKDVLGPSGVLQGIRPGKCYVDMSTVDADTVTELAQVIVSRGGRFLEAPVSGNQQLSNDGMLVILAAGDRGLYEDCSSCFQAMGKTSFFLGEVGNAAKMMLIVNMVQGSFMATIAEGLTLAQVTGQSQQTLLDILNQGQLASIFLDQKCQNILQGNFKPDFYLKYIQKDLRLAIALGDAVNHPTPMAAAANEVYKRAKALDQSDNDMSAVYRAYIH; encoded by the exons TGCCTGGATCAAAGTGGAACAGCTAAAACCATATCATGCCCATAAAgaggaaatgataaaaattaacaAGGGTAAAAGATTCCAGCAAGCTGTGGATGCAGTAGAAGAGTTCCTAAGGAGAGCCAAAGGGAAAGACCAG ACGTCATCCCACAATTCTGCTGATGACAAGAGTCGGCGTAATTCCAGTGAGGAGAGAAGTCGGCCAAATTCAGGTGACGAGAAGCGCAGACTGGGCCTCTCTGAAGGGAAGGTGAAGAAGAACatgggagaaggaaagaagagggtGTCTTCAGGCTCTTCAGAAAGAGGCTCCAAATCCCCTCTGAAAAGAGCCCAAGAGCAAAGTCCCCGGAAGCGGGGTCGGCCCCCAAAGGATGAGAAG GATCTCACTATCCCGGAATCCAGCACCACGAAGGGGGTGATGGCCGGACCGATGGCCGCATTTAAATGGCAGCCGACAGCAAGTGAG CCGGTTAAAGATGCAGACCCTCATTTCCATCACTTCCTGCTCAGTCAAACAGAGAAG CCAGCTGTCTGTTACCAGGCaatcacaaagaagttgaaaataTGTGAAGAG GAAACCGGCTCCACCTCCATCCAGGCAGCAGACAGCACGGCAGTGAACGGCAACATCACGCCCACGGACAAAAA GATAGGCTTTTTGGGCCTTGGCCTCATGGGAAGCGGCATCGTTTCCAACTTGCTCAAAATGGGCCACACAGTGACCGTCTGGAACCGGACTGCAGAGAAA TGTGATTTGTTCATCCAGGAGGGGGCCCGCCTAGGAAGAACCCCCGCTGAAGTCGTTTCGACTTGTGACATCACCTTCGCCTGCGTGTCGGATCCAAAGGCGGCCAAGGAC GTGCTCGGCCCCAGTGGTGTGCTGCAAGGGATCCGCCCTGGGAAATGCTACGTGGACATGTCAACAGTGGACGCAGACACGGTCACTGAGCTGGCCCAG GTGATTGTGTCCAGGGGGGGGCGCTTTCTGGAAGCCCCAGTCTCAGGGAATCAGCAGCTGTCTAATGATGGGATGTTGGTGATCTTAGCAGCCGGAGACAGAGGCTTGTATGAGGACTGCAGCAGCTGCTTCCAGGCAATGGGGAAGACCTCCTTCTTTCTAG GTGAGGTCGGCAATGCAGCCAAGATGATGCTGATCGTGAACATGGTCCAAGGGAGCTTCATGGCCACTATTGCTGAGGGGCTGACCCTGGCCCAAGTGACAGGCCAGTCCCAGCAGACACTCTTGGACATCCTCAATCAGGGACAGTTGGCCAGCATCTTCCTGGACCAGAAGTGCCAAA ATATCCTGCAAGGAAACTTTAAGCCTGATTTCTACCTGAAATACATCCAGAAGGATCTCCGCTTAGCCATCGCCCTGGGTGATGCCGTCAACCACCCGACACCCATGGCGGCTGCGGCCAATGAG gTGTACAAAAGAGCCAAGGCACTGGACCAGTCTGACAATGACATGTCTGCCGTGTACCGCGCCTATATACACTAA
- the GLYR1 gene encoding putative oxidoreductase GLYR1 isoform X1, producing MAAVSLRLGDLVWGKLGRYPPWPGKIVNPPKDLKKPRGKKCFFVKFFGTEDHAWIKVEQLKPYHAHKEEMIKINKGKRFQQAVDAVEEFLRRAKGKDQTSSHNSADDKSRRNSSEERSRPNSGDEKRRLGLSEGKVKKNMGEGKKRVSSGSSERGSKSPLKRAQEQSPRKRGRPPKDEKDLTIPESSTTKGVMAGPMAAFKWQPTASEPVKDADPHFHHFLLSQTEKPAVCYQAITKKLKICEEETGSTSIQAADSTAVNGNITPTDKKIGFLGLGLMGSGIVSNLLKMGHTVTVWNRTAEKCDLFIQEGARLGRTPAEVVSTCDITFACVSDPKAAKDLVLGPSGVLQGIRPGKCYVDMSTVDADTVTELAQVIVSRGGRFLEAPVSGNQQLSNDGMLVILAAGDRGLYEDCSSCFQAMGKTSFFLGEVGNAAKMMLIVNMVQGSFMATIAEGLTLAQVTGQSQQTLLDILNQGQLASIFLDQKCQNILQGNFKPDFYLKYIQKDLRLAIALGDAVNHPTPMAAAANEVYKRAKALDQSDNDMSAVYRAYIH from the exons TGCCTGGATCAAAGTGGAACAGCTAAAACCATATCATGCCCATAAAgaggaaatgataaaaattaacaAGGGTAAAAGATTCCAGCAAGCTGTGGATGCAGTAGAAGAGTTCCTAAGGAGAGCCAAAGGGAAAGACCAG ACGTCATCCCACAATTCTGCTGATGACAAGAGTCGGCGTAATTCCAGTGAGGAGAGAAGTCGGCCAAATTCAGGTGACGAGAAGCGCAGACTGGGCCTCTCTGAAGGGAAGGTGAAGAAGAACatgggagaaggaaagaagagggtGTCTTCAGGCTCTTCAGAAAGAGGCTCCAAATCCCCTCTGAAAAGAGCCCAAGAGCAAAGTCCCCGGAAGCGGGGTCGGCCCCCAAAGGATGAGAAG GATCTCACTATCCCGGAATCCAGCACCACGAAGGGGGTGATGGCCGGACCGATGGCCGCATTTAAATGGCAGCCGACAGCAAGTGAG CCGGTTAAAGATGCAGACCCTCATTTCCATCACTTCCTGCTCAGTCAAACAGAGAAG CCAGCTGTCTGTTACCAGGCaatcacaaagaagttgaaaataTGTGAAGAG GAAACCGGCTCCACCTCCATCCAGGCAGCAGACAGCACGGCAGTGAACGGCAACATCACGCCCACGGACAAAAA GATAGGCTTTTTGGGCCTTGGCCTCATGGGAAGCGGCATCGTTTCCAACTTGCTCAAAATGGGCCACACAGTGACCGTCTGGAACCGGACTGCAGAGAAA TGTGATTTGTTCATCCAGGAGGGGGCCCGCCTAGGAAGAACCCCCGCTGAAGTCGTTTCGACTTGTGACATCACCTTCGCCTGCGTGTCGGATCCAAAGGCGGCCAAGGAC CTGGTGCTCGGCCCCAGTGGTGTGCTGCAAGGGATCCGCCCTGGGAAATGCTACGTGGACATGTCAACAGTGGACGCAGACACGGTCACTGAGCTGGCCCAG GTGATTGTGTCCAGGGGGGGGCGCTTTCTGGAAGCCCCAGTCTCAGGGAATCAGCAGCTGTCTAATGATGGGATGTTGGTGATCTTAGCAGCCGGAGACAGAGGCTTGTATGAGGACTGCAGCAGCTGCTTCCAGGCAATGGGGAAGACCTCCTTCTTTCTAG GTGAGGTCGGCAATGCAGCCAAGATGATGCTGATCGTGAACATGGTCCAAGGGAGCTTCATGGCCACTATTGCTGAGGGGCTGACCCTGGCCCAAGTGACAGGCCAGTCCCAGCAGACACTCTTGGACATCCTCAATCAGGGACAGTTGGCCAGCATCTTCCTGGACCAGAAGTGCCAAA ATATCCTGCAAGGAAACTTTAAGCCTGATTTCTACCTGAAATACATCCAGAAGGATCTCCGCTTAGCCATCGCCCTGGGTGATGCCGTCAACCACCCGACACCCATGGCGGCTGCGGCCAATGAG gTGTACAAAAGAGCCAAGGCACTGGACCAGTCTGACAATGACATGTCTGCCGTGTACCGCGCCTATATACACTAA
- the GLYR1 gene encoding putative oxidoreductase GLYR1 isoform X4, with amino-acid sequence MAAVSLRLGDLVWGKLGRYPPWPGKIVNPPKDLKKPRGKKCFFVKFFGTEDHAWIKVEQLKPYHAHKEEMIKINKGKRFQQAVDAVEEFLRRAKGKDQTSSHNSADDKSRRNSSEERSRPNSGDEKRRLGLSEGKVKKNMGEGKKRVSSGSSERGSKSPLKRAQEQSPRKRGRPPKDEKDLTIPESSTTKGVMAGPMAAFKWQPTASEPVKDADPHFHHFLLSQTEKPAVCYQAITKKLKICEEETGSTSIQAADSTAVNGNITPTDKKIGFLGLGLMGSGIVSNLLKMGHTVTVWNRTAEKEGARLGRTPAEVVSTCDITFACVSDPKAAKDVLGPSGVLQGIRPGKCYVDMSTVDADTVTELAQVIVSRGGRFLEAPVSGNQQLSNDGMLVILAAGDRGLYEDCSSCFQAMGKTSFFLGEVGNAAKMMLIVNMVQGSFMATIAEGLTLAQVTGQSQQTLLDILNQGQLASIFLDQKCQNILQGNFKPDFYLKYIQKDLRLAIALGDAVNHPTPMAAAANEVYKRAKALDQSDNDMSAVYRAYIH; translated from the exons TGCCTGGATCAAAGTGGAACAGCTAAAACCATATCATGCCCATAAAgaggaaatgataaaaattaacaAGGGTAAAAGATTCCAGCAAGCTGTGGATGCAGTAGAAGAGTTCCTAAGGAGAGCCAAAGGGAAAGACCAG ACGTCATCCCACAATTCTGCTGATGACAAGAGTCGGCGTAATTCCAGTGAGGAGAGAAGTCGGCCAAATTCAGGTGACGAGAAGCGCAGACTGGGCCTCTCTGAAGGGAAGGTGAAGAAGAACatgggagaaggaaagaagagggtGTCTTCAGGCTCTTCAGAAAGAGGCTCCAAATCCCCTCTGAAAAGAGCCCAAGAGCAAAGTCCCCGGAAGCGGGGTCGGCCCCCAAAGGATGAGAAG GATCTCACTATCCCGGAATCCAGCACCACGAAGGGGGTGATGGCCGGACCGATGGCCGCATTTAAATGGCAGCCGACAGCAAGTGAG CCGGTTAAAGATGCAGACCCTCATTTCCATCACTTCCTGCTCAGTCAAACAGAGAAG CCAGCTGTCTGTTACCAGGCaatcacaaagaagttgaaaataTGTGAAGAG GAAACCGGCTCCACCTCCATCCAGGCAGCAGACAGCACGGCAGTGAACGGCAACATCACGCCCACGGACAAAAA GATAGGCTTTTTGGGCCTTGGCCTCATGGGAAGCGGCATCGTTTCCAACTTGCTCAAAATGGGCCACACAGTGACCGTCTGGAACCGGACTGCAGAGAAA GAGGGGGCCCGCCTAGGAAGAACCCCCGCTGAAGTCGTTTCGACTTGTGACATCACCTTCGCCTGCGTGTCGGATCCAAAGGCGGCCAAGGAC GTGCTCGGCCCCAGTGGTGTGCTGCAAGGGATCCGCCCTGGGAAATGCTACGTGGACATGTCAACAGTGGACGCAGACACGGTCACTGAGCTGGCCCAG GTGATTGTGTCCAGGGGGGGGCGCTTTCTGGAAGCCCCAGTCTCAGGGAATCAGCAGCTGTCTAATGATGGGATGTTGGTGATCTTAGCAGCCGGAGACAGAGGCTTGTATGAGGACTGCAGCAGCTGCTTCCAGGCAATGGGGAAGACCTCCTTCTTTCTAG GTGAGGTCGGCAATGCAGCCAAGATGATGCTGATCGTGAACATGGTCCAAGGGAGCTTCATGGCCACTATTGCTGAGGGGCTGACCCTGGCCCAAGTGACAGGCCAGTCCCAGCAGACACTCTTGGACATCCTCAATCAGGGACAGTTGGCCAGCATCTTCCTGGACCAGAAGTGCCAAA ATATCCTGCAAGGAAACTTTAAGCCTGATTTCTACCTGAAATACATCCAGAAGGATCTCCGCTTAGCCATCGCCCTGGGTGATGCCGTCAACCACCCGACACCCATGGCGGCTGCGGCCAATGAG gTGTACAAAAGAGCCAAGGCACTGGACCAGTCTGACAATGACATGTCTGCCGTGTACCGCGCCTATATACACTAA
- the GLYR1 gene encoding putative oxidoreductase GLYR1 isoform X3: MAAVSLRLGDLVWGKLGRYPPWPGKIVNPPKDLKKPRGKKCFFVKFFGTEDHAWIKVEQLKPYHAHKEEMIKINKGKRFQQAVDAVEEFLRRAKGKDQTSSHNSADDKSRRNSSEERSRPNSGDEKRRLGLSEGKVKKNMGEGKKRVSSGSSERGSKSPLKRAQEQSPRKRGRPPKDEKDLTIPESSTTKGVMAGPMAAFKWQPTASEPVKDADPHFHHFLLSQTEKPAVCYQAITKKLKICEEETGSTSIQAADSTAVNGNITPTDKKIGFLGLGLMGSGIVSNLLKMGHTVTVWNRTAEKEGARLGRTPAEVVSTCDITFACVSDPKAAKDLVLGPSGVLQGIRPGKCYVDMSTVDADTVTELAQVIVSRGGRFLEAPVSGNQQLSNDGMLVILAAGDRGLYEDCSSCFQAMGKTSFFLGEVGNAAKMMLIVNMVQGSFMATIAEGLTLAQVTGQSQQTLLDILNQGQLASIFLDQKCQNILQGNFKPDFYLKYIQKDLRLAIALGDAVNHPTPMAAAANEVYKRAKALDQSDNDMSAVYRAYIH; encoded by the exons TGCCTGGATCAAAGTGGAACAGCTAAAACCATATCATGCCCATAAAgaggaaatgataaaaattaacaAGGGTAAAAGATTCCAGCAAGCTGTGGATGCAGTAGAAGAGTTCCTAAGGAGAGCCAAAGGGAAAGACCAG ACGTCATCCCACAATTCTGCTGATGACAAGAGTCGGCGTAATTCCAGTGAGGAGAGAAGTCGGCCAAATTCAGGTGACGAGAAGCGCAGACTGGGCCTCTCTGAAGGGAAGGTGAAGAAGAACatgggagaaggaaagaagagggtGTCTTCAGGCTCTTCAGAAAGAGGCTCCAAATCCCCTCTGAAAAGAGCCCAAGAGCAAAGTCCCCGGAAGCGGGGTCGGCCCCCAAAGGATGAGAAG GATCTCACTATCCCGGAATCCAGCACCACGAAGGGGGTGATGGCCGGACCGATGGCCGCATTTAAATGGCAGCCGACAGCAAGTGAG CCGGTTAAAGATGCAGACCCTCATTTCCATCACTTCCTGCTCAGTCAAACAGAGAAG CCAGCTGTCTGTTACCAGGCaatcacaaagaagttgaaaataTGTGAAGAG GAAACCGGCTCCACCTCCATCCAGGCAGCAGACAGCACGGCAGTGAACGGCAACATCACGCCCACGGACAAAAA GATAGGCTTTTTGGGCCTTGGCCTCATGGGAAGCGGCATCGTTTCCAACTTGCTCAAAATGGGCCACACAGTGACCGTCTGGAACCGGACTGCAGAGAAA GAGGGGGCCCGCCTAGGAAGAACCCCCGCTGAAGTCGTTTCGACTTGTGACATCACCTTCGCCTGCGTGTCGGATCCAAAGGCGGCCAAGGAC CTGGTGCTCGGCCCCAGTGGTGTGCTGCAAGGGATCCGCCCTGGGAAATGCTACGTGGACATGTCAACAGTGGACGCAGACACGGTCACTGAGCTGGCCCAG GTGATTGTGTCCAGGGGGGGGCGCTTTCTGGAAGCCCCAGTCTCAGGGAATCAGCAGCTGTCTAATGATGGGATGTTGGTGATCTTAGCAGCCGGAGACAGAGGCTTGTATGAGGACTGCAGCAGCTGCTTCCAGGCAATGGGGAAGACCTCCTTCTTTCTAG GTGAGGTCGGCAATGCAGCCAAGATGATGCTGATCGTGAACATGGTCCAAGGGAGCTTCATGGCCACTATTGCTGAGGGGCTGACCCTGGCCCAAGTGACAGGCCAGTCCCAGCAGACACTCTTGGACATCCTCAATCAGGGACAGTTGGCCAGCATCTTCCTGGACCAGAAGTGCCAAA ATATCCTGCAAGGAAACTTTAAGCCTGATTTCTACCTGAAATACATCCAGAAGGATCTCCGCTTAGCCATCGCCCTGGGTGATGCCGTCAACCACCCGACACCCATGGCGGCTGCGGCCAATGAG gTGTACAAAAGAGCCAAGGCACTGGACCAGTCTGACAATGACATGTCTGCCGTGTACCGCGCCTATATACACTAA
- the GLYR1 gene encoding putative oxidoreductase GLYR1 isoform X5, giving the protein MAAVSLRLGDLVWGKLGRYPPWPGKIVNPPKDLKKPRGKKCFFVKFFGTEDHAWIKVEQLKPYHAHKEEMIKINKGKRFQQAVDAVEEFLRRAKGKDQTSSHNSADDKSRRNSSEERSRPNSGDEKRRLGLSEGKVKKNMGEGKKRVSSGSSERGSKSPLKRAQEQSPRKRGRPPKDEKDLTIPESSTTKGVMAGPMAAFKWQPTASEPVKDADPHFHHFLLSQTEKETGSTSIQAADSTAVNGNITPTDKKIGFLGLGLMGSGIVSNLLKMGHTVTVWNRTAEKCDLFIQEGARLGRTPAEVVSTCDITFACVSDPKAAKDLVLGPSGVLQGIRPGKCYVDMSTVDADTVTELAQVIVSRGGRFLEAPVSGNQQLSNDGMLVILAAGDRGLYEDCSSCFQAMGKTSFFLGEVGNAAKMMLIVNMVQGSFMATIAEGLTLAQVTGQSQQTLLDILNQGQLASIFLDQKCQNILQGNFKPDFYLKYIQKDLRLAIALGDAVNHPTPMAAAANEVYKRAKALDQSDNDMSAVYRAYIH; this is encoded by the exons TGCCTGGATCAAAGTGGAACAGCTAAAACCATATCATGCCCATAAAgaggaaatgataaaaattaacaAGGGTAAAAGATTCCAGCAAGCTGTGGATGCAGTAGAAGAGTTCCTAAGGAGAGCCAAAGGGAAAGACCAG ACGTCATCCCACAATTCTGCTGATGACAAGAGTCGGCGTAATTCCAGTGAGGAGAGAAGTCGGCCAAATTCAGGTGACGAGAAGCGCAGACTGGGCCTCTCTGAAGGGAAGGTGAAGAAGAACatgggagaaggaaagaagagggtGTCTTCAGGCTCTTCAGAAAGAGGCTCCAAATCCCCTCTGAAAAGAGCCCAAGAGCAAAGTCCCCGGAAGCGGGGTCGGCCCCCAAAGGATGAGAAG GATCTCACTATCCCGGAATCCAGCACCACGAAGGGGGTGATGGCCGGACCGATGGCCGCATTTAAATGGCAGCCGACAGCAAGTGAG CCGGTTAAAGATGCAGACCCTCATTTCCATCACTTCCTGCTCAGTCAAACAGAGAAG GAAACCGGCTCCACCTCCATCCAGGCAGCAGACAGCACGGCAGTGAACGGCAACATCACGCCCACGGACAAAAA GATAGGCTTTTTGGGCCTTGGCCTCATGGGAAGCGGCATCGTTTCCAACTTGCTCAAAATGGGCCACACAGTGACCGTCTGGAACCGGACTGCAGAGAAA TGTGATTTGTTCATCCAGGAGGGGGCCCGCCTAGGAAGAACCCCCGCTGAAGTCGTTTCGACTTGTGACATCACCTTCGCCTGCGTGTCGGATCCAAAGGCGGCCAAGGAC CTGGTGCTCGGCCCCAGTGGTGTGCTGCAAGGGATCCGCCCTGGGAAATGCTACGTGGACATGTCAACAGTGGACGCAGACACGGTCACTGAGCTGGCCCAG GTGATTGTGTCCAGGGGGGGGCGCTTTCTGGAAGCCCCAGTCTCAGGGAATCAGCAGCTGTCTAATGATGGGATGTTGGTGATCTTAGCAGCCGGAGACAGAGGCTTGTATGAGGACTGCAGCAGCTGCTTCCAGGCAATGGGGAAGACCTCCTTCTTTCTAG GTGAGGTCGGCAATGCAGCCAAGATGATGCTGATCGTGAACATGGTCCAAGGGAGCTTCATGGCCACTATTGCTGAGGGGCTGACCCTGGCCCAAGTGACAGGCCAGTCCCAGCAGACACTCTTGGACATCCTCAATCAGGGACAGTTGGCCAGCATCTTCCTGGACCAGAAGTGCCAAA ATATCCTGCAAGGAAACTTTAAGCCTGATTTCTACCTGAAATACATCCAGAAGGATCTCCGCTTAGCCATCGCCCTGGGTGATGCCGTCAACCACCCGACACCCATGGCGGCTGCGGCCAATGAG gTGTACAAAAGAGCCAAGGCACTGGACCAGTCTGACAATGACATGTCTGCCGTGTACCGCGCCTATATACACTAA